The region CCGTCCAGAACCGTTCAAGTCGTTTCAGCGACTTGTTCATGGCCTGGAAGTCTTCAACGCTCACACCACCGACTTTCTCGACAGTCTCGATATGGCGCTCATAGAGACCGGCAACCACATCTGCGATTTCCTGCCCGTGATCCGTCAGACGAACCCGGACAGACCGCCGGTCAGTCTTCGAACGCTCATGATGGATATAGCCGAGGTCCACCAGTTTCTTGAGATTGTAAGACACATTCGAGCCCAGATAGAACCCGCGGGTGCGCAGTTCCCCTGCCGTCAACTCGGAATCACCGATATGGAACAGCAAGAGTGCCTGAACGCTATTCACATCCGACCGGCCCATGCGATCAAATTCATCCTTGATCACATCCAGCAAACGGCGGTGCAGTCGCTCAACATAGCTCAGCGCCTCAAGATAGAGCGGTCTGATGTCCGCTACCTCTTCCGCTGGCTCCAACGTGTCGAGCTTCATCGATACGTTGCTCATAGTTACGCCTCTCTGACATCTGTTCTTATGGGCCTGTTTTTTATTGGTGGCCCTTATTCAATACAGGCGACTATAGGCGAGGCATTCTAAAATCCACTTAAGAGAGACGGATAACGAAACCTTACCAGGGCCTCTCAAATGACATACAATCTATCAGAGTAAAGAGAACGTTTCTAAAAACGACCGGCTTTTATCTATTGAATACGGTCCGGAACGCTCAATAGCCCTGTTGTGCATGGATACGCTCACGCACGTAGAGCAGACAGAGATAGATGAGAACCGTTACCCCATCGAAAATCAGAAGCGGTGCATTGAACTGGGTTATTTCCGGGAAGAAAACCGCCAGTACGGCATTGAGAAATGCAGCGGCCATCCAGACCACCACGCCCCAGGTTGCCAGGATCCAGAGGCCGGTGGACGCCACCAGCAGCACCACAGCAAAAAAGACAAGTTCGACCTGACCACTCACGGAAAGCCCGAGCAGGCCTTCAGGATGCCCGCTCAGCCCGGTCAAGTCAGCCCATCGCAAAATGCCACGCACCATGAGGACAGCAGCCATGACACGCAAGAACACAGACAGGGCCAGATCCGAGCGAATAGCAGCGCTCTGCCCGGGCAATCCTGATCTGTCAGTCCTGCTGATCATCACATGGTCTCACTTCAGTCGCTGACCGCTATCGGTCAAATGTCAGTTCATCGTCGCCAAGTTCGGCGAAGTATGCATCGATATCACGTGACGACACCAGATCAAGCCTCTCCGGTGACCAGCGTGGATTATTATCCTTGTCGATAATGGCAGCACGGATGCCCTCATAGAACTCCTGCCCCGACAACAGACGGGAAACAATCCGATACTCCATCTGCATGGCGGCCCTGAAATCAAGCGCCAATCCCTCCTGCATCTGCCGGAATGCGATATGCAGACTGGTCGGAGATTTCAAACGGATTGTGGCAGCCGTCTGGCCGCACCACTCATCACCATTTAAAGCCGCCTTATCCAGACGGGACATCACGGTCTCAAGATTATCAGCCCTGAAATGCGCATCAAGGGCGTCTGCGAGCGCTCCAATCCGATCCGCAGGCACTGATTCTTCATGTGCTGCCAGAACAGCATCTGTATCGGGGCTCTCCACGAGCGCTTCAAGAAGCACCTCGAAACGATGAGACGGCACGGTATGGGTCAGAACACCAGCCCATAATGCGTCTCCCTGTTTCAGGCGATCTCCAGTCAGGGCCAGATAGACACCGCAGCTCCCCTTAAGACGGGGGAGAAAATAAGAGCCGCCCACATCCGGGAAAAAGCCGATACCCACTTCAGGCATGGCAAAGCCGACATTGTCCCCGCCGATCCGATGAGAGCCATTCACCGAAACACCGACACCGCCTCCCATGACGATGCCGTCAATCAGGGAGATATAGGGTTTTGGATAGTGATGGATATAAGCATTGAGCCGATACTCATCTCTGAAGAAATCAAGCGGAGGTTTGCCCGCCCGCCCCGATTCATAGAGATCCCGAATATCACCACCCGCACTGAACGCCCGTTCTGATGTGGATCTGACAACAATATGGGCTACACTGCTGTTCGTCTCCCAATTCCGCAACTGATCAGACAGGCGCAGAACCATGTCATGACTTAACGCATTCAGCGCCTTGGGACGGTTGAGCGTAACCAGACCGGCACAGCCCCTCTGCTCAAAGAGAATATCGTCACTGCTCATGATCACTGACCTCGTTCAAACAGCTTGCGGGCGATGATCAGTCGCATCACTTCATTGGTTCCCTCGAGAATCTGATGGACACGGACATCCCGCAAATGGCGCTCTATGGGAAAATCGCGCAAATAGCCATAGCCACCGTGCAATTGCAGCGCTTCATTGACCACCTGAAAGCCCACATCCGTTGCAAATCGCTTGGCCATGGCAGCCTGCTGTGTCGCAGCTGGGTGTTTATCCGAGACCATCAGCGCTGCCTTGTGCAGCAGTAGACGCGCTGCCTCAAGTTCGGTCGCCATATCGGCAACCCGGAACTGAAGCGCCTGAAACTCGGCAATGGCTCGCCCAAACTGCTTCCGTTCCTGCATATAGGCAATAGACCGGTCCAGACAGGCCTGTGCCGCGCCCAGCGAACAGGCCCCGATATTCAGACGTCCGCCATCGAGGCCCGCCATGGCTATCCTGAACCCGCTTCCCTCACCACCAATCAGATTGGCTGCAGGCACGCGACAGTTTTCAAACATGACCATTGCCGTCGGCTGACTCTTCCAGCCCAGCTTGGCTTCGTTGGCACCGAATGACAGACCCGGCGTTCCATTTTCCACAACAAAGCATGAGACACCTTTCGGCCCCTCTCCGCCCGTCCGCGCCATGACCACATAGATATCAGATCGCCCACCACCGGAAATAAAGGCCTTCGATCCGTTCAGCACATAAGCATCACCATCCCGCTCAGCCCGGGTTTTCAGACTGGCTGCATCAGACCCGGCTCCAGGCTCGGTCAGGCAATAGCTGGCGAAATGCTCCATGGAACACAGTCTGGGGAGAAACCGTGTCCGCTGCTCATCAGACCCAAACGTATCAATCATCCACGCGGCCATATTGTGGATAGAAATATAGGCAGCGGTTGATGTGCAGCCTTTTGACAATTCCTCGAAAATGATCGCGGCATCCAGACGATTGAGAGCGGAACCACCCACATCGTCTTTCACATAGATACCACCAAAGCCAAGAGCCGCAGCCTCCCGCAGAACATCTTCGGGGAAGATCGATTGCTCGTCCCACTCCCGGGCATGCGGCTCCATCTGGTCTGCTGCAAAAGACCGTGCCATGTCCTGAATGGCACTTTGCTCTTCAGTCAGTTGAAAGTCCATAACTCCCCTTTCATGCCCGCTTTAAGGCCTTCCGCGTCAGCATGTCACGGTAATAGAAAACAGTCATTTGCAGATAGCACCAAGCTGATCTCTTGTCCGGCAACCCCGCGAGGTGATAAGTTTTGCCAAGCAGACACGGTTTGAGGAAGTTAATCAATGGACGTAGGTGGTAACGCGAGCTCCGGCCAGACATTGCGGCAGCAGGTTCGTGATATGATCGGCGGACGCAGAATGCGCCGGAACAGGAAGAGCGACTGGTCCCGTCGCCTGGTCCGGGAAAACAGCCTGACCGTCAATGATCTGATCTGGCCCATCTTTCTCATGGAAGGGAACGGAGTGGTCGAACCTGTTCCATCCATGCCGGACGTCTATCGCTATTCGGTTGATCAGGCCGTAAAGCAGGCTGAAAGAGCCGCAGCGCTTGGGATCCCTGTCCTTGCGCTCTTTCCGAACACACCAACACACCTGCGCGATGACATGGGCACAGAAGCGCTCAATCCGAACAATCTGGTGTGCACGGCCTTAAGGGCGATTAAGAAGGCTGTGCCCGACATCGGCCTGATGACGGATGTGGCGCTTGATCCCTATACCAGTCATGGTCACGACGGCCTGATGGTCGGAAACGAGATCATCAACGACCAGACCGTCATTCAACTGATGCAGC is a window of Coralliovum pocilloporae DNA encoding:
- the ldtR gene encoding transcriptional regulator LdtR, which produces MSNVSMKLDTLEPAEEVADIRPLYLEALSYVERLHRRLLDVIKDEFDRMGRSDVNSVQALLLFHIGDSELTAGELRTRGFYLGSNVSYNLKKLVDLGYIHHERSKTDRRSVRVRLTDHGQEIADVVAGLYERHIETVEKVGGVSVEDFQAMNKSLKRLERFWTDQILYRL
- a CDS encoding DUF6163 family protein, which produces MISRTDRSGLPGQSAAIRSDLALSVFLRVMAAVLMVRGILRWADLTGLSGHPEGLLGLSVSGQVELVFFAVVLLVASTGLWILATWGVVVWMAAAFLNAVLAVFFPEITQFNAPLLIFDGVTVLIYLCLLYVRERIHAQQGY
- a CDS encoding enoyl-CoA hydratase/isomerase family protein — translated: MSSDDILFEQRGCAGLVTLNRPKALNALSHDMVLRLSDQLRNWETNSSVAHIVVRSTSERAFSAGGDIRDLYESGRAGKPPLDFFRDEYRLNAYIHHYPKPYISLIDGIVMGGGVGVSVNGSHRIGGDNVGFAMPEVGIGFFPDVGGSYFLPRLKGSCGVYLALTGDRLKQGDALWAGVLTHTVPSHRFEVLLEALVESPDTDAVLAAHEESVPADRIGALADALDAHFRADNLETVMSRLDKAALNGDEWCGQTAATIRLKSPTSLHIAFRQMQEGLALDFRAAMQMEYRIVSRLLSGQEFYEGIRAAIIDKDNNPRWSPERLDLVSSRDIDAYFAELGDDELTFDR
- a CDS encoding isobutyryl-CoA dehydrogenase translates to MDFQLTEEQSAIQDMARSFAADQMEPHAREWDEQSIFPEDVLREAAALGFGGIYVKDDVGGSALNRLDAAIIFEELSKGCTSTAAYISIHNMAAWMIDTFGSDEQRTRFLPRLCSMEHFASYCLTEPGAGSDAASLKTRAERDGDAYVLNGSKAFISGGGRSDIYVVMARTGGEGPKGVSCFVVENGTPGLSFGANEAKLGWKSQPTAMVMFENCRVPAANLIGGEGSGFRIAMAGLDGGRLNIGACSLGAAQACLDRSIAYMQERKQFGRAIAEFQALQFRVADMATELEAARLLLHKAALMVSDKHPAATQQAAMAKRFATDVGFQVVNEALQLHGGYGYLRDFPIERHLRDVRVHQILEGTNEVMRLIIARKLFERGQ